A window of Rufibacter sp. LB8 contains these coding sequences:
- a CDS encoding TonB-dependent receptor, producing MKVVLRLMLFAMSFLIAQAGFAQSKTITGRVTSAEDGSALPGVSVVVKGTTIGSSTDGDGRFSIDAPVEGTLVFSFIGMLPQEVKVGAASSINIVLRSDAKVMDEVVVVGYGTQMKSNVTGAISTVDTKVLESRPIADVARGLQGTVPGLTITTPSGQIGSAPVIKLRGNSGTLVGNGGAQPLILVDNVEVPDLQLVNPDDIETISVLKDAASASIYGSRAAWGVILITTKGGKRGAPNRVTYSNNFSWSTPTQVPELAPAPEAAEMAFGARRRVDPSAALISAAGVRIDLTAIEKLHEYRRLYGDGSQFSMEMVEGRDYEIRDGGVYFYRPWDVNELFMEKWAPQQTHNLSVSGGSEKTNYNLSASYLDQGGIYKVNPDDFKRYTINMGVSTEVNKWLDIRGKFLYSNTKLTAPFMFSSATYDPWFYLYRWPSIAPYGTINGQPFRNSITETAQAKLNETNKGFTRVNVGATFKPVKGLTVDVDYTYGRTNDDYKEVGGNIAALDHWSGIDQSNKIPYRVYTTSSFDRVGYQTWWSNRHTVKGFATYNLDINQHSVKFIAGGDIEELENWSLLARNTGLMDPNAGELNLTSGLLPTIGGSHGGFATAGVFGRINYAFNNKYLLEINARYDGSSRLSPTTRWGFFSSASAGYVVTEEAFMEFARPVLSFLKLRASYGSVGSENLPIGLIYPTMPRSNSGWLVGGVNMPTAGSPGAVGDKLTWETVSTLDFGVDARFLNDRFGFTFDWFRRSTIDLLGPGATLPVTFGTGAPQVNFGEVRADGWELGIDFKHSFNNGLNINAMVALSDVVEKIHEYRDGSSGRIISANYQGRTLGEIWGYETDRFFTEDDFKRDPATGQLLMERGAYVYQDGVPVQTFLEYAGLRFGPGDIKYKDLNGDGKIDRGDNSVENPGDQKVIGNTTPRYQYSLRLGADWKGVDVSMYLQGVASRDYWATGQMYIPGWRAHEAWYAHQLDYWTPENPNAFYPRLTQIGEASVFNFQPQSKYLLDLSYLRVKNVQIGYTIPKAISQKVKIERLRVYGSGENLFTFDNLNGVPIDPEVNVTPGNQGDATGVGRVYPYRTSFSVGVQITL from the coding sequence ATGAAAGTAGTATTACGGTTAATGTTGTTTGCCATGAGCTTCTTGATAGCTCAGGCAGGTTTTGCCCAAAGCAAGACCATTACGGGGCGGGTGACCTCCGCTGAAGACGGCTCTGCCCTGCCCGGCGTAAGCGTGGTAGTAAAGGGGACCACTATTGGTTCTTCTACAGACGGAGACGGTCGCTTCTCTATTGATGCCCCGGTTGAGGGAACGTTGGTGTTCTCTTTTATTGGCATGTTGCCCCAAGAGGTAAAGGTGGGTGCTGCCAGCTCCATTAACATTGTGCTCAGGTCAGATGCCAAGGTGATGGATGAAGTGGTGGTGGTAGGGTACGGTACTCAGATGAAGAGTAATGTAACTGGTGCCATTTCTACCGTTGACACTAAGGTATTAGAGTCAAGACCCATTGCCGACGTTGCCCGTGGCTTACAGGGAACCGTGCCAGGTCTTACCATCACTACCCCCAGCGGTCAGATTGGTTCAGCGCCTGTTATTAAATTAAGAGGAAACTCTGGTACCCTTGTTGGGAATGGAGGAGCACAGCCGCTTATCTTGGTAGACAACGTTGAGGTTCCAGATTTACAATTAGTAAACCCAGATGATATTGAAACCATCTCTGTCCTGAAAGATGCGGCTTCGGCTTCAATCTATGGTTCCAGAGCGGCTTGGGGTGTTATCTTGATTACTACCAAAGGTGGTAAAAGAGGTGCGCCTAACAGAGTGACCTACTCCAATAACTTCTCTTGGAGCACGCCTACCCAAGTGCCAGAATTGGCCCCGGCTCCTGAGGCCGCTGAAATGGCCTTTGGTGCCAGAAGAAGAGTAGACCCATCTGCTGCGTTGATCAGTGCCGCCGGTGTGCGCATTGACTTAACGGCCATTGAGAAATTGCATGAATACCGCAGACTATATGGTGACGGTAGCCAGTTCAGCATGGAGATGGTGGAAGGCCGTGACTATGAGATCAGAGATGGTGGCGTTTATTTCTACCGCCCTTGGGATGTGAATGAACTGTTCATGGAGAAATGGGCTCCCCAGCAAACGCACAACCTTTCAGTTTCTGGCGGCAGCGAGAAAACCAATTACAACCTTAGCGCTAGTTATTTAGACCAAGGCGGTATCTATAAAGTAAACCCAGATGATTTCAAGCGCTACACCATTAACATGGGCGTTAGCACAGAAGTAAACAAATGGTTAGACATTAGAGGTAAGTTCTTGTACTCAAATACAAAGTTGACTGCCCCTTTCATGTTCTCCTCTGCTACGTATGACCCATGGTTCTATCTGTACAGATGGCCTTCTATTGCTCCTTACGGTACCATCAATGGCCAGCCTTTTAGAAACTCTATTACAGAAACAGCTCAGGCTAAACTGAACGAGACAAATAAAGGATTTACCAGAGTAAACGTAGGTGCCACCTTCAAACCTGTAAAAGGATTGACTGTAGATGTGGACTATACTTATGGTAGAACAAATGATGACTACAAAGAAGTAGGTGGTAATATTGCGGCACTTGACCACTGGAGTGGTATTGACCAAAGCAACAAAATTCCTTACCGTGTATATACTACCTCTTCTTTTGATAGAGTGGGCTACCAGACTTGGTGGTCAAACAGACATACTGTAAAAGGGTTTGCCACTTACAACCTTGACATTAACCAGCACTCAGTGAAGTTCATTGCCGGTGGTGATATTGAAGAACTTGAAAACTGGTCTTTGCTGGCTAGAAACACAGGCTTAATGGACCCTAACGCCGGTGAGCTTAACTTAACTAGTGGGTTATTGCCTACTATAGGTGGTTCCCACGGTGGGTTTGCTACAGCGGGTGTGTTTGGTCGTATCAACTATGCCTTTAATAACAAATACCTATTGGAGATAAATGCCCGCTATGATGGTTCCTCCAGATTATCTCCTACCACCAGATGGGGCTTCTTCTCCTCTGCTTCTGCCGGTTATGTAGTTACCGAGGAAGCATTCATGGAGTTTGCCAGACCAGTGCTGTCTTTCTTGAAACTTAGAGCTTCTTATGGTTCAGTAGGAAGTGAAAACCTGCCAATAGGTTTAATTTACCCTACCATGCCTAGATCAAACTCTGGTTGGCTTGTAGGTGGTGTAAACATGCCAACAGCTGGTTCTCCTGGCGCGGTAGGTGATAAACTTACCTGGGAAACCGTTTCTACCTTAGACTTTGGGGTAGATGCTAGATTCTTAAATGACAGATTTGGTTTCACCTTTGACTGGTTCAGAAGAAGCACAATTGACTTGTTAGGACCTGGAGCTACCTTGCCAGTTACTTTTGGTACTGGTGCACCGCAGGTAAACTTTGGTGAAGTACGCGCAGATGGTTGGGAACTTGGTATTGATTTCAAGCATTCCTTCAACAATGGCCTTAACATCAACGCCATGGTTGCCCTTTCAGATGTAGTGGAAAAAATCCATGAATACAGAGATGGATCTAGCGGCAGAATTATTTCAGCCAACTACCAAGGCAGAACACTTGGTGAAATCTGGGGCTATGAAACAGACAGATTCTTTACCGAAGACGATTTCAAGAGAGATCCTGCAACCGGTCAACTGCTGATGGAAAGAGGCGCTTACGTGTACCAAGATGGCGTACCTGTTCAGACATTCTTAGAATATGCTGGTTTGAGATTTGGGCCTGGTGACATCAAATACAAAGACTTGAATGGTGACGGTAAAATTGACCGTGGAGACAACTCTGTAGAGAACCCAGGTGACCAGAAAGTGATTGGTAACACCACGCCAAGATATCAGTATAGCTTGCGTTTAGGAGCAGACTGGAAAGGCGTTGATGTGAGCATGTATCTGCAAGGCGTTGCAAGCCGTGACTATTGGGCTACGGGTCAAATGTACATCCCAGGCTGGAGAGCGCACGAAGCATGGTACGCCCATCAGTTAGACTATTGGACTCCTGAGAACCCCAATGCATTCTACCCTAGGTTGACCCAAATTGGCGAAGCCAGCGTTTTCAACTTCCAGCCACAGAGCAAGTACTTGTTAGACCTGTCTTACCTGCGTGTGAAAAACGTGCAGATTGGCTATACCATCCCTAAAGCCATTTCCCAGAAAGTGAAGATTGAACGCTTGAGAGTGTATGGTAGCGGGGAGAACCTCTTTACGTTTGACAACCTGAACGGTGTTCCTATTGACCCAGAAGTAAACGTGACTCCAGGAAACCAAGGCGATGCCACCGGTGTTGGCCGTGTGTACCCATACCGTACGTCTTTCTCAGTTGGTGTACAGATCACCCTTTAA
- a CDS encoding RagB/SusD family nutrient uptake outer membrane protein has translation MKNRLFAFLFIAMTAVSCDDDLLEKPPLDALTDNTFWSSEANVRTFSYGFYTAYFSGYGTSAAAQGTHWSGNNQVLSDDRAPSAPVLFTLNPPASGGGWDFSWVRRSNILIDRVANAPALSTDAKAHWGGVGRFFRGLEYHDLVRRFGDVPYYDYVPGDSDIASLYKARDSRTFVMDKVLEDFKFAAENVRTPAAEGTAGGTKGLTINKQVVLAYMSRVFLFEGTWQKYHMNNPAKAKEYLEAAKWAADQVMTTGGYSLGRYRETFTSFDLANNPEVILYRQYVDGIQMHATMSYNNKEAQSGASKDMINSYVTKNGLPIKQAGNTQYQGDKGIKNVMANRDPRITETFVDSIRLLGMRYNNKAVYNYSTSGYVSHKYLEETTKTLPAGNGQVNVTDAPIIRYGEVLINYAEAAAELATVGGAALSQSDIDRSVNVLRNRPGIGVAPLQVSGDQALVAGTPIEDPDRDGSVSPILWEIRRERRVELIFEGFRYDDLRRWKKLIYADTQVNGDINRGAWVSKDNPEYTLGTVRLAVGDNDAPSTTLREGYVVPSFNATGVRIFDNDKHYLAPLPLNQINLYKANGFVLTQNPGWE, from the coding sequence ATGAAAAATAGATTATTTGCTTTCCTATTCATAGCCATGACTGCGGTTAGCTGTGATGATGATTTATTAGAGAAACCACCCTTAGATGCCTTGACTGACAATACCTTCTGGTCAAGTGAAGCCAATGTGAGAACTTTCTCCTATGGGTTCTACACCGCTTATTTCTCAGGCTATGGTACCAGTGCCGCTGCCCAGGGAACCCATTGGTCTGGTAACAACCAGGTGTTAAGTGATGACAGAGCGCCCAGCGCGCCAGTTCTGTTCACTTTAAACCCGCCAGCCTCTGGTGGTGGCTGGGACTTCTCTTGGGTGAGAAGATCCAACATCTTAATTGACCGTGTAGCTAACGCCCCTGCTTTATCTACGGATGCCAAAGCCCATTGGGGTGGTGTAGGCCGCTTCTTTCGTGGTCTGGAATACCATGACCTGGTAAGAAGATTTGGTGATGTCCCTTACTATGATTACGTGCCTGGTGATTCAGACATTGCTAGTCTTTACAAGGCGCGAGATTCCCGTACGTTTGTTATGGATAAGGTTTTGGAAGACTTCAAATTTGCCGCTGAGAATGTAAGAACTCCTGCCGCAGAAGGTACTGCCGGCGGTACAAAAGGGCTCACCATCAACAAGCAAGTAGTGTTGGCCTATATGTCACGGGTTTTCTTGTTTGAAGGTACGTGGCAGAAATACCACATGAACAACCCAGCCAAAGCCAAAGAATACTTAGAAGCTGCTAAATGGGCCGCTGACCAGGTAATGACTACGGGTGGTTATAGCTTAGGTAGATACAGAGAAACATTCACATCTTTTGACTTGGCTAACAACCCAGAAGTTATTCTGTACCGCCAGTATGTAGATGGTATTCAGATGCACGCTACCATGAGCTACAACAACAAAGAAGCTCAGTCTGGTGCCTCCAAAGACATGATTAATTCTTATGTCACTAAGAACGGTCTGCCTATCAAGCAAGCAGGCAATACGCAGTACCAGGGCGATAAAGGAATTAAGAATGTAATGGCCAATAGAGACCCACGCATTACAGAGACTTTTGTTGACTCCATACGTTTACTGGGCATGCGGTATAACAACAAAGCCGTATACAATTACTCCACTTCTGGCTATGTATCGCATAAATACTTAGAAGAAACCACCAAAACTCTTCCAGCAGGTAACGGTCAGGTAAACGTAACAGATGCTCCTATCATTAGATACGGCGAAGTCTTGATCAACTACGCAGAAGCAGCCGCTGAATTGGCTACTGTGGGCGGAGCAGCTCTCTCGCAATCTGACATTGACAGATCAGTGAACGTGTTAAGAAACAGACCAGGTATTGGTGTAGCACCGCTTCAGGTTTCTGGTGACCAGGCACTCGTAGCTGGAACACCTATAGAAGACCCAGATAGAGATGGCTCAGTTAGCCCAATTCTGTGGGAAATCAGAAGAGAGCGCCGCGTAGAGCTTATCTTTGAAGGCTTTAGATATGATGACCTGAGACGTTGGAAAAAGCTTATTTACGCTGACACGCAGGTGAATGGTGATATCAACAGAGGTGCCTGGGTATCTAAAGACAACCCGGAGTACACCCTTGGTACCGTTCGTTTAGCCGTAGGCGATAATGACGCACCAAGCACCACCTTAAGAGAAGGCTACGTAGTGCCTTCTTTCAATGCCACTGGTGTGCGCATCTTTGACAACGACAAACATTACTTGGCACCATTGCCTCTTAACCAAATCAACTTATATAAAGCAAATGGTTTTGTGTTAACGCAGAACCCAGGCTGGGAATAA
- the fumC gene encoding class II fumarate hydratase, producing MSIRIEKDTMGPVEVPADKYWGAQTQRSKENFTIGGQLMPVEVIDAFAILKKAAAYTNAELGVLAQDKAEIIGRVCDEILAGDLADQFPLVVWQTGSGTQSNMNVNEVVANRAHVLLGGDLMDEKKKIHPNDDVNKSQSSNDTFPTAMHIAAYKAVTQNTLPMVQKLRDTLHAKSQEFMHVVKIGRTHLMDATPLTLGQELSGYVSQLDHGMRALRNTLDHLSELALGGSAVGTGLNTPNGYAELVAQKISEFSGLPLKTAENKFESLAAHDAMVETHGALKQLAVSLMKIANDIRLLASGPRSGIGEIIIPENEPGSSIMPGKVNPTQAEAMTMVCAQVMGNDVAISVGGMNGHFELNVFKPVMIFNLLMSARLIADACDSFDKHCAVGIEPNYEVIKRQLENSLMLVTALNPHVGYDNAAKIAKKAHKEGTTLRQAALDLGLLTDEQFTEWVKPEDMIGSLKG from the coding sequence ATGAGCATACGCATAGAGAAAGACACCATGGGGCCCGTAGAGGTGCCCGCCGATAAATACTGGGGCGCCCAGACCCAACGGTCCAAAGAGAACTTCACCATTGGCGGACAATTGATGCCGGTAGAGGTGATTGACGCCTTCGCCATTTTGAAGAAAGCCGCCGCTTACACCAACGCGGAGCTGGGCGTACTGGCGCAAGACAAAGCCGAAATCATTGGTCGGGTGTGTGACGAAATCTTGGCTGGTGACCTGGCTGACCAATTTCCGCTGGTGGTGTGGCAGACTGGTTCTGGCACGCAGAGCAACATGAACGTGAACGAAGTGGTGGCTAACCGCGCGCACGTTTTGCTGGGCGGCGACCTGATGGACGAGAAAAAGAAGATCCACCCGAACGATGATGTGAACAAGTCGCAGTCTTCCAATGACACGTTCCCCACGGCCATGCACATTGCGGCTTATAAAGCCGTGACGCAGAACACGCTGCCCATGGTGCAGAAGCTGAGAGATACGCTGCACGCCAAATCTCAGGAATTTATGCACGTGGTGAAGATTGGCCGCACGCACTTAATGGACGCCACGCCGCTTACGCTGGGTCAGGAATTGTCTGGCTATGTGTCGCAGTTAGATCATGGCATGCGCGCATTGAGAAACACCTTAGACCATTTGAGCGAGTTGGCATTGGGCGGCTCTGCGGTTGGTACTGGGTTGAACACGCCTAATGGCTACGCCGAATTGGTGGCGCAGAAAATCTCTGAATTCTCTGGCTTGCCGTTGAAAACCGCCGAAAACAAGTTTGAGTCTCTGGCCGCGCATGACGCCATGGTAGAAACGCACGGTGCCTTGAAGCAACTGGCCGTGAGCTTGATGAAGATTGCAAATGATATAAGACTGTTGGCCTCGGGTCCGCGTTCTGGTATCGGTGAAATCATCATACCGGAAAACGAACCTGGTTCCTCCATCATGCCCGGCAAAGTGAACCCCACGCAAGCAGAGGCCATGACCATGGTCTGCGCCCAGGTAATGGGAAATGACGTGGCTATCTCAGTAGGAGGGATGAACGGTCACTTCGAGTTGAATGTGTTCAAGCCGGTCATGATTTTCAACCTACTTATGAGCGCCCGTTTAATAGCCGATGCCTGTGACTCCTTCGACAAACATTGCGCTGTGGGCATTGAACCTAATTATGAGGTAATCAAACGCCAGCTGGAAAACTCTTTGATGCTGGTAACAGCTTTGAACCCGCACGTGGGCTATGACAACGCCGCCAAGATTGCCAAGAAAGCGCACAAAGAAGGAACTACTCTTCGGCAAGCGGCTCTTGATTTAGGTTTACTCACCGATGAACAATTCACTGAATGGGTGAAACCAGAAGACATGATTGGCAGCTTGAAAGGCTAA
- a CDS encoding glycoside hydrolase family 10 protein: protein MKSWFLSPFSRLAVALLCLFSFSAQAQTPSASPKREFRGVWIATVGNIDWPSQQGLSPVTQMEEFRYILDEHQKNGINALIVQVRPTTDALYRSSKELWSHWLSGKQGQAPNPPYDPLAFQIEEAHKRGMEFHAWFNPYRATHDTISANISKDHITKTKPEWFVTYGGKKYFKPGLPEVRTYIIDVIMDVVRRYDLDAVHFDDYFYPYPTSAPFPDEDDFKKYGAGFTNKDDWRRNNVDEVIRVLSDSIKATKPYVKFGISPFAIWRNVTQDPRGSDTKGGLTNYDHLYADVYKWLEKGWIDYNVPQLYFHIGYPVADYAKMLDWWAKNSFGKHNYIGLGTYRVASDARFKEWHDPLESGRQMRLNRANPGVHGSVFFSSKSVMSNPLGVQDTLRANYYRHPALIPAMPWKDAVAPLVPTDLKVKNNTDGISLTWNAPAKASDGDLARYYVVYRVLQGQTINPENPAHLLALQHTGTTYTDKTAKPGERYTYAVTAVDRLHNESGLSGKVNAKRK, encoded by the coding sequence ATGAAAAGCTGGTTTCTCTCACCCTTTAGCAGATTGGCAGTTGCGCTGCTTTGCCTTTTCTCCTTCTCCGCGCAGGCCCAAACACCTTCGGCCTCGCCCAAACGCGAGTTCAGGGGCGTCTGGATTGCCACGGTGGGGAATATTGACTGGCCCAGCCAACAAGGGCTTTCACCAGTGACGCAGATGGAGGAGTTCAGGTATATTCTGGATGAACATCAGAAAAACGGCATCAATGCCTTGATTGTGCAGGTGCGGCCTACCACAGATGCGTTGTATAGGAGTTCCAAAGAATTGTGGTCACATTGGCTTTCTGGCAAGCAGGGGCAAGCGCCTAATCCGCCGTATGACCCGCTGGCCTTTCAGATTGAAGAGGCACACAAGCGCGGCATGGAATTCCACGCGTGGTTTAACCCGTACCGCGCCACCCATGACACTATCAGCGCCAACATCTCCAAAGACCACATCACCAAGACCAAGCCTGAGTGGTTTGTGACCTATGGCGGCAAGAAATACTTCAAGCCCGGCCTTCCTGAAGTACGGACCTACATTATTGACGTGATCATGGACGTGGTGCGCCGCTATGACCTTGACGCCGTGCATTTCGATGATTATTTCTACCCGTACCCAACGTCTGCCCCCTTCCCAGATGAAGACGATTTTAAGAAATACGGCGCTGGTTTCACTAACAAAGATGACTGGCGCAGGAACAATGTAGACGAGGTCATCAGGGTCTTGTCTGACAGCATCAAAGCCACCAAGCCGTACGTGAAATTCGGGATTAGCCCCTTTGCCATCTGGCGAAACGTGACCCAAGACCCGCGTGGCTCAGACACCAAAGGCGGCCTCACCAATTATGACCACCTGTACGCCGATGTGTACAAATGGCTGGAGAAAGGCTGGATTGACTACAACGTACCGCAACTGTATTTCCACATTGGCTATCCCGTGGCAGACTACGCCAAAATGCTGGACTGGTGGGCGAAGAACAGCTTCGGGAAGCACAATTACATTGGCCTGGGCACCTACCGCGTAGCTTCTGACGCCCGTTTCAAGGAATGGCATGACCCACTGGAAAGCGGCCGACAGATGCGCCTCAACCGCGCCAACCCCGGCGTACACGGCAGCGTGTTCTTCAGCTCTAAATCTGTCATGAGCAACCCGCTTGGCGTACAAGACACGCTTCGCGCCAACTACTACCGCCATCCCGCGTTAATCCCCGCCATGCCCTGGAAAGACGCCGTGGCGCCCTTGGTTCCCACTGACTTGAAAGTTAAAAACAACACAGATGGTATTTCCTTGACCTGGAACGCGCCTGCCAAAGCTTCAGACGGGGATTTAGCCAGGTATTATGTGGTGTACCGCGTGTTGCAAGGCCAGACCATCAATCCAGAGAACCCGGCGCATCTGCTAGCACTGCAGCACACAGGGACCACGTACACAGACAAAACCGCTAAGCCCGGCGAGCGCTACACCTACGCCGTGACCGCCGTAGACCGCCTGCACAATGAAAGCGGCCTGTCGGGGAAAGTGAATGCCAAACGGAAGTAG
- a CDS encoding M15 family metallopeptidase, translating to MKHFALTLLFALLSSFGWAQQTPLPAIPKGPYGLPIVTSVELYRQQVAANPNHELVELAMYIPGLVLDIKYATADNLVGEPVYKTATAFARKPVADALKKIQADLQPLGLGLKIFDGYRPYQVTVHFYEKIKDTVYVASPRNGSKHNRGCAMDVTLVRLKDGKELEMPTAYDATIPQSHAEYANVPRRVKKNRELLKKMMHKHGFKVYAEEWWHYDFNDWRNYPLMDIPFEVLQTGK from the coding sequence ATGAAACACTTCGCCCTTACTTTGCTTTTCGCGCTGCTTTCTTCTTTTGGTTGGGCGCAGCAGACCCCGTTACCCGCCATCCCGAAGGGCCCGTACGGCTTGCCCATTGTGACCTCAGTGGAGTTGTACCGGCAGCAGGTGGCCGCCAACCCCAACCATGAACTGGTGGAACTAGCTATGTACATTCCGGGCCTGGTGCTGGACATTAAATATGCCACCGCAGATAATCTGGTAGGGGAGCCTGTCTATAAAACGGCCACCGCCTTCGCCCGCAAACCCGTGGCCGATGCCCTCAAAAAGATACAGGCAGATTTGCAACCGCTGGGCCTGGGCCTTAAGATTTTTGACGGCTACCGCCCGTACCAGGTCACGGTTCATTTCTATGAGAAAATCAAAGACACGGTGTATGTGGCCTCGCCGCGCAACGGCTCCAAGCACAACCGCGGCTGCGCCATGGACGTGACCTTGGTGCGCCTGAAAGACGGCAAAGAACTGGAGATGCCCACCGCCTATGACGCCACCATTCCGCAGTCACACGCGGAGTATGCCAATGTGCCACGCCGCGTGAAAAAGAACCGTGAACTGCTCAAGAAGATGATGCACAAGCACGGGTTTAAAGTTTATGCTGAAGAGTGGTGGCACTATGATTTCAATGATTGGCGCAATTACCCGTTGATGGACATTCCATTTGAGGTGCTGCAGACTGGGAAGTGA